A stretch of DNA from Coccidioides posadasii str. Silveira chromosome 1, complete sequence:
TCGTCGACGATTCCGTGAGGGAAGTTGGGCGCGGATCCGACCAAGAGGATAGTGTTGGGATTGATCAAACGGCGAACAGATGGGATATGCACTGTATAGTTGGGAGCAGGGCAGGGCACGGAATGAAGCTTGATGCCAAAGTACTGCGCCGCTTTATTGAACGCCGCATGGGCAGTGATCGGAACGATCCTGACGAAGAAAACGTGTTAGCTCTTGTTTAGTTTACATTGGATATCCCCGTGCGACTAACATTTCTGGATCAGTGACACCACGCTCGGTATACGCCTTTTGGCGAGCTGACAAGCAGGCCATAAGGATGGACTCTGTTCCACCGCTTGTGGTCACACCAGCACCGCCTTCAGGGGCATTGAACAATTCAAGAACCTACAAAATCAATCAGTCAGTCATCTCAATTGATTTTCACAgctcccaaaaaaaaaaaaaaaaaaaaaaaaagagaaggaagggaaaaaaaggaaaaagcagAAAGATGGGAGCTCACCATCGCGACAACTTCAGCCTCCATCTTCCTCACGCCCGGGAAAACGTCGGGATGGATTGGGTTCGCGACGGCAAATTGTCCCCAGGCAGCTGTCTGGAGCTTCAACAGGTCTTCACCACCATGGTAGACAGCGCCGCTGACGCGACCTTCCTCCCACATGGTGTGCTCCATGCCGGCCAACCTATCCAGCTCGGCGTGGACCTGCTCGGCGGACCATCCCTGCGCCGGAAGCTTGTTGTACTTGACGATGCCGGGACCTTGGGGGGCGAGTTTTGACTCTAGCTTGGAGATGGCGGTGGAGACCTGCTTGTCGACCTGGCCGCGGACGCCGGGGGCGCGCAAGAAGAGCGAGTAGAGCGTCAGGTGGGCTTTGTGGTAGATGTTGCAGATGGTGCCGATGAAGCCCTGGCCGCGAATGGTATAAAAGGATCTGCGGCTCAACCGGAGCAGGAAGACGATGAACACGAGGTTGCGGACGCTAcgaaggagagagagaggttaATTGGCTCAAACTCATTCCTGGCAAGAGACCAACAGGCAACGTACAGGTCCAGATTTGACAAGCTGAACAGGGCATCCGATGATGCCCGCGTGGCCGCCATGACCTTGTGCAGGGTAATCGGGATGTAAGGATGCGTCATGCCGGAGTTATcagacaagcagtagtagGATGGTAGCACTAGGGATATAAACTCATAAggttaaaaagaaaaagaaaagaaaaagcaaaaagaaaaaaaaaaataggaTGAATTGTGAGAGGGTGGATGTTGTGCAGCAGTGCAGGATGATGGATGGTTGGGAAACCGGTGATAGTTATAACCGTCGCAGGGTGACTTGGGGGGAAAGCCAAAAGGGGACCGCCGCTACTTAGTcacttcctttcttcctcttcttacctctttttattttacttaatttttttttgtttgcttttatttttttgttttattttattttttatttttttttggtgatGCAATCGCGTGGGGCAAGTGCGCGGAAAACTAGTTAGTTCAAGGGTCGAAACGCCCCTTCCGGGTTGGCCAGAACTTACGTACTACTAAATATCTTCCCAGCAAAAGGAAGTGGCAACAATACTAAAAACTACATCCCATGTTTATTTTGTATGTTGCTCCATAactaactactccgtacagcacCTATATAACCTGACATTAGCAGCCGTCAACAGAGCGTGGAGACAACTGAAGTTAAAATGAACAGACAGACAAACACTCTTTTCTGGCAGCTGCAGCTCTGCGCGCCAACCACCGGCCCTGTTCGGCAACTCTAACTGACTCAGCGTCGGCATGTGAACTTGTCGGTCTGCGGCAGCAGCAGAtgatgttttttctccataCAAGACAATCCCTTCTACAGAGAACTACTCTCACCACAGTGAATTGACCGTCATCGAATGAGTAGAAGCTGAACATCCCCTTATCCCCCCTCCTGAAATAACAGAATTAACAACTGCTTGGTTGGTTGGCTGTTTGTCTCAACTTTTGAACTGTAAACCGGGCGATATCGAAGCTCCATCGCGTCGTATTCGGATTGCGGGGGTGGGTTGTCTCGCATTCGGGTTCGCTGGGTGGAAGGGCGGAGAACGACAATCCGGCGCTTCTTCACAGTCTGTCATTTTTTCTGTGCTGGGATGACCTTGTAGCTAGCCAggatattttttttctttttcttttcttttcttttctttctttcttttttttttttttttttttttttttttttttttttttgggtaaGGAAATGGAACgaaaaaaatatatagttatataaaaaaaaggatgatAAGATAAAGAAACATGATCGCTTGCATGGAAGTACATATGGCCTTAAAAGTACATCAGGAAATTCGTTTTCAGCCAAaatgaaaaatgaaaaaaaaaaaacaaaaaaaggcaGGAAAAGTAGTACGTCAAGTTTATGTCACGGTCATTAGAGTGGGAAGCGCGCTTTAGGGAAAAAACCGCCTGTTTCATCTGCTTCCCCACAAACTAATTCCCCCCAGTTTTTTAGCCGGTCACCTTGTAGATGGATTCCGCGAGTTGCTTGACGTTGCCGGTTGTGATCCCCGCAACGGAGATGCGGCCGTCCTTGGTGGCGTACACGGAGTGCTGGAGACGAGCGGAGTCGTCAGCAAAAGTCTCATCCTCCCGTTGATGGGCTCGGATAGTTACGGGGTAGGGGGGAAACAGTCCTTACCtccttggccaacttctCCATCTGCTCAGGCTTGAGTCCGGTGTAGGCAAACATGCCAATCTGCAAAACGGGTGAGGCGTTAAGCACGGCAAGTCAAAACCATTCTCTAGCGTGGAAAAACTAACCTGGCTGGTGATATGGCTCCAGTCATGCTTGCTTCCCAGCTCTTCTAGGTGCTTCTTGAGAAGGGCACGCATCTCGATGATACGGTCGGCCATGCCCTTGACCTCCCCGAGCCACTGCTGGTTCAGGGTCGGGTCGTTCAGGATGGTCGATGCGATGCGGGCGCCATGGATGGGCGGATTGGAGTACATGGGGCGAACGAGAATCTTGATCTGCGAATCCACGCGCTGCTTCTCTTCCGCCGATTCGCAGACGACGGAGAATGCACCAACACGCTCACCGTAGAGACCCTTAACaggaagaaaaaggaaaaaaagctTGTATCAGCAAAGAAGCAACGAGAATAGCACAGCCTTAACTTATGCGACATAAGAACTTACCATGTTCTTTGCGAAACTCTGGGCGAGGACGACAGGCTGGCCCTGGCTCACAAAGTGCCGCAGGGCAAAGGCATCACGGTTGATATCTCCACTGGCGAATCCCTGGTAGGCCATGTCGAAGAAGGCAAAATGTCCCTTCTGCTTCATGACCTCGGAGATCTGGAGCCATTGCTCCTGGGTAGGGTCGATGCCGGTGGGATTGTGCGCACACGCGTGGAGCAGAATGATGCTCTGCGCAGGAGCGGCCTTGAGGTCGGCGATCAGGCCCTCGAAGTCAAGTCCGATCGTGTCCTTGTTGTAGTATCTGTACTTCTCGACCTTGAGGCCGGAGTCCTTGAAGACGGCGGCGTGGTTGGCCCAGCTCGGGTTGGGGATGTAGACCGTCTTTGCGTGAGGGTAGAAGCGCTCCAGGAAGGCCGCGGCTATTCTCAGCGCGCCGGTGCCGGAGATGGACTGTGTGATGGCGATGCGGCCCTCCTTGACGGCAGCGCTGTCGGCGCCGAAAGCGAGCTCGGCAGCGGCCTTGGTGAAAGAAGGAACGCCAGTGATTCCCGCGTATTCCTTGTCGAGCTTGGAGTTCACCACTTTGGTTTCGGCGGCTCTGACGGAAGGGAGGACGTAGGGTTTGCCTTGGTCGTCGCCTATCGCGGCAGCAGTCAGCAAAGACCGACTTCGAAAGTTTCATctgaaaaagagagagagagagaaagaaaaacaataATGGTAATAATAACAGGTCGCTTGCAGGCGAGGAGGGACATACGGTAAGCTCCAACGCCGAGGTTGATCTTCTCCTTGAAGGAATCAGCCTTGAAGGCCTCAGTGATCCCCAAGATGGCATCCTGTTTGAAACTCGAGCTGTCAGCAATTCTGCACGACCATCGATCGGTTCTTCAGGGATTGCGGCAGACTATCATACAGGAGGACCCTGAGGGACATTGGCCCAAGTGGAGGCTTGCCGGTACGCCAGGACGCGAACGCCGGCTTCCTTCGTGGCAGCTGAGCGGCTGGCAATTCTCAAGGTGGTGAGCATTGTGAACAAGCCGATGACCAATCTACGACGACAAGGGCAAAAAATTTTTCTTGGAGGGGTGGGCTGTGTGGAATTGGgcgaggagaggagaggagatgagaagagaggaagaaggtgGGCAAAGCTATGTctgcttttccttttttttttttccctcacTTGTGAACACAAGATAATCTTAAAGTGTCCTGATCAAAAAAAGTTTTGCGGAGAGTGTCGGACTTCCAGGGATCCGCAGGCTTCGGTCTGTGGCGCGGTCCCCCAGCCAATGTAGTGTGTTCCTTTGTTCGAGCTTCACCCCGTAATTTTGCTAAAAACCACCCGCTTTTATCAGTTGTCCAGACAGCCCGCCTGTGCGGCGCGAAAGCCTCCCTTCGCTGGGCGACTTTCTCCAGATTTTCGGCCTTCAAGGACCACGCTAGCAAGCCCATAAACCACCGAAGCGTCACTCGCCGAGTCATACCGACCTTGGCGGCGGTGGAGCTGGCCCATAGCTCGGAGCTGCTGATCCACGGCGACAGCCAGATCGCTGGATGGAAGAGGACATGATGCCGAGGGACAGGAGACCAGGGCTCAAGCTGCAGAAAGGGCCGGCAGATGCGCATCGGGGAAAGGATCGGGTTCACCACTCCCCAGCCATGTCGCGGCAAAACAGTCAACGAAGCTATCTACATACTCTCATAATACTCCGCACTCCGTAGTTCTCTattaaaatttaaaaaaaaaaaaaaggaaaaaaaagaaaagaaaagaaagaaaatcgTCTTGCCGACCGCCATTTCATGGGAACTCAAATACGTGTGAATACGATGCACAATGTAACTATCCCTGGAATACCCCCCTTTTCATATTCGCTTCCCGTCAACCACGGTACATCACCAGAGAAAAGCGCGTGTGACAGACCATGATGAGCAAGCGCTTAGCGTACTGCCCGCACAGTAAACTGTTGTTTTCTTGAATTCTTCCGCGTTTTCTGTTCCACATCATCACCGAATCATCATCATTGGTTTGTTTGACGACGGAAGCAACCAACCCTGAAACTAAAAACGCAATGTCTCATTCTCGACTCTGCTTCCTATGCGAACTTGATAAAGGCCCCAAATCCCGCAGAGGCATGCCTCATATCGCCGGAAATAACCCACCAAAGCGTCGATGAAAGAAGCATCAAGGTGCCGACCACAACAGGCAGAATCCGCTTCAAGGCCCTCCCTCCCCGAGCCGCCTTCTTCCCTGGAGACCTGGTCAGCCGTGTAGTACTATCTTCATTCCATCCCAACTTCCCTGCTTTCCCCTCGAACGGCACATAATTGAGCTTGGGCGTTCCACTGAAGAGCCTGGAGGCATCCCTAGCCAGGCAATCCAATCCGATGACCGGCGTTATCCATCGTTGCGTTATATAATTCCACCATCCATCGTACGCCTGTAGACGTGTCATCTTTGCCCCGAACTCGACAATCCCCTTTACACGATCAAGACGAGAATCCTGATAGTGCTGCAGCGCATCGCGGATTTCAACATCAGAGGGCTCTTTGTTTGGGTGCGCGTGGACAAGGCCATGAATTGCGTTTGCAATGCTCACGACACTTTCCATGGCCGTACAGCCTCCTAGGGCCGAGTTAGGAGTTATCTGAAGTGGGAAAACCCAGTTAGCAAAATCGACATGGGAAAAAGGCAAAAGTTCTTTTTACCTTGTGGATGGCATCCCCTGCTAGGACTATGCGGCCAAAGAACCAGTGCTTGAGGACACCTTCTTCCAGCGATATAAGCTGGCCTTTAGTACGCGAGCGCCAGAGTTCTCCAAACAAAACAGTCTCGGTAACAGGACAGTCGGCGAGCTTGTTAGCCAAGGCTTCCATCTCTTCTTCCGTGTATTTCCCGCGATTAGGCCAACGGTATCGTTTGGCCTCCGGCAGTTTGCAGTGTGCTATGAACGTGATGAAAGTCGGCTGGCACAAAAGGAGAAAGGAAAACCCGTTACCTGAGGTAATTTCCATGTCGTGTTTACTGAGGCCGGGCACCGGAGGGCACATTGCGATGAGCGCATTGTAGGTGGTGGCCATGGCTAAGGAAGTGAACATGTCAGATGTGGCCcatctttatttattattgaaAGGGCCAAATTTCTCTTACAGCGCTTTTCTGCGGCTGAGATAGAGCCTGGTATGGCTCTGTTGGCTTTATCCCACATGAGCTCTCGTACCTTGCTGTGGACACCATCGGCTCCGACAACGAGATTGCCCACATGCTCCGTTCCGTCCGCGAGCAATACCTTCACTATTCCAGTTTCTTCGATGATGTTCTCGACTCGGCACCTTTCAAGGACCTTCGATTTGTCACGAAGCTGGTTGTAGAGGGTTCTCAGAAACACCCTCCTATCCAAGGTACAAGTGCTGTAACCGGAACTACACATCTTAGCCACCTAGATAGCTAGCGGTGGTCAATAGGCGGACATACTATTGTTGTATTACTTCGAAGAAACGATTTTCTGCGTAAACTTTGCCGGTAGACGTGCGACAGGAACATCCTTTCATGGTGGAGCACTGGGATAAAACAGCATCTAAGCAACCAAGCTGGTCAAGAATTCTACAGCCATGGGGCTGCATAGTAATTGTCGTGCCAAAAGGTGGTGCCACTATGCCCTTGTCTAGGACAACATAGT
This window harbors:
- the AAT1 gene encoding aspartate transaminase aat1 (EggNog:ENOG410PGXM~COG:E~BUSCO:6530at33183), which encodes MLTTLRIASRSAATKEAGVRVLAYRQASTWANVPQGPPDAILGITEAFKADSFKEKINLGVGAYRDDQGKPYVLPSVRAAETKVVNSKLDKEYAGITGVPSFTKAAAELAFGADSAAVKEGRIAITQSISGTGALRIAAAFLERFYPHAKTVYIPNPSWANHAAVFKDSGLKVEKYRYYNKDTIGLDFEGLIADLKAAPAQSIILLHACAHNPTGIDPTQEQWLQISEVMKQKGHFAFFDMAYQGFASGDINRDAFALRHFVSQGQPVVLAQSFAKNMGLYGERVGAFSVVCESAEEKQRVDSQIKILVRPMYSNPPIHGARIASTILNDPTLNQQWLGEVKGMADRIIEMRALLKKHLEELGSKHDWSHITSQIGMFAYTGLKPEQMEKLAKEHSVYATKDGRISVAGITTGNVKQLAESIYKVTG
- a CDS encoding uncharacterized protein (EggNog:ENOG410PKIW~COG:C,H~TransMembrane:1 (i468-487o)); translation: MRHPSVDHPIWETPFKVIVVGAGVAGLTLAHCLEKANIDYVVLDKGIVAPPFGTTITMQPHGCRILDQLGCLDAVLSQCSTMKGCSCRTSTGKVYAENRFFEVIQQYSGYSTCTLDRRVFLRTLYNQLRDKSKVLERCRVENIIEETGIVKVLLADGTEHVGNLVVGADGVHSKVRELMWDKANRAIPGSISAAEKRSMATTYNALIAMCPPVPGLSKHDMEITSGNGFSFLLLCQPTFITFIAHCKLPEAKRYRWPNRGKYTEEEMEALANKLADCPVTETVLFGELWRSRTKGQLISLEEGVLKHWFFGRIVLAGDAIHKITPNSALGGCTAMESVVSIANAIHGLVHAHPNKEPSDVEIRDALQHYQDSRLDRVKGIVEFGAKMTRLQAYDGWWNYITQRWITPVIGLDCLARDASRLFSGTPKLNYVPFEGKAGKLGWNEDSTTRLTRSPGKKAARGGRALKRILPVVVGTLMLLSSTLWWVISGDMRHASAGFGAFIKFA
- a CDS encoding uncharacterized protein (EggNog:ENOG410PIG6~COG:E~BUSCO:4418at33183), which translates into the protein MTHPYIPITLHKVMAATRASSDALFSLSNLDLVRNLVFIVFLLRLSRRSFYTIRGQGFIGTICNIYHKAHLTLYSLFLRAPGVRGQVDKQVSTAISKLESKLAPQGPGIVKYNKLPAQGWSAEQVHAELDRLAGMEHTMWEEGRVSGAVYHGGEDLLKLQTAAWGQFAVANPIHPDVFPGVRKMEAEVVAMVLELFNAPEGGAGVTTSGGTESILMACLSARQKAYTERGVTDPEMIVPITAHAAFNKAAQYFGIKLHSVPCPAPNYTVHIPSVRRLINPNTILLVGSAPNFPHGIVDDIPALSRLAVSYKLPLHVDCCLGSFVIAFLKKSGFPSPYEEQGGFDFRLPGVTSISVDTHKYGFAPKGNSVVLYRDRVLRSYQYFILPEWSGGVYASPSIAGSRPGALIAGCWSSLMAIGESGYKDSCHQIVSAAKKFETSIREDPVLSRDLKVLGEPMVSVVAFATTTAEIDIYDIADAMSAKGWHLNALQNPAAMHVAFTVPTANAVDQLTADLTEVVEIERAKADERKRLGQKVEKERGDTSALYGVAGSIPDKSIVSRLAEGFLDTLYLS